Proteins encoded by one window of Kribbella flavida DSM 17836:
- a CDS encoding ABC transporter permease, with amino-acid sequence MSTLTPTRPLPSPLRVGMSRIGLEVKQFFREKEQLLFTFFFPIIFLGIFSAVFSDNGFAEGVDAATYFTPGMIASGIFLSSFQSLAMTIAMERDEDLLKRLRGTPMSPQSYFIGKIGLVLVTSVAQFGLLLVIAGLLLGVDIPSEPVKWLHFLWIFVLGAASGSVLGIAFSAVPKSGKAASAVVTPVVLLLQFISGVYFVYSSLPQWMRTVAEVFPLKWLAQGMRSVFLPDGFKATEPGGSWQLGTGAIVLSLWLVVGLVVAQRAFRWTRRDAG; translated from the coding sequence ATGAGCACCCTGACGCCCACCCGCCCGCTGCCGTCGCCGCTGCGGGTCGGGATGTCCAGGATCGGGCTCGAGGTGAAGCAGTTCTTCCGGGAGAAGGAGCAGCTGCTGTTCACGTTCTTCTTCCCGATCATCTTTCTCGGCATCTTCTCCGCCGTCTTCAGCGACAACGGCTTCGCCGAGGGCGTCGACGCCGCCACCTACTTCACCCCGGGCATGATCGCGTCCGGCATCTTCCTGAGCAGCTTCCAGTCGCTCGCGATGACGATCGCGATGGAGCGCGACGAGGACCTGCTGAAACGGCTGCGCGGTACGCCGATGTCGCCGCAGTCCTACTTCATCGGCAAGATCGGGCTGGTGCTGGTGACGTCGGTCGCGCAGTTCGGGCTGCTGCTCGTGATCGCCGGTCTGCTGCTCGGCGTCGACATCCCGTCCGAGCCGGTCAAGTGGCTGCACTTCCTGTGGATCTTCGTGCTCGGTGCGGCGTCCGGATCGGTGCTCGGCATCGCGTTCTCGGCGGTGCCGAAGTCGGGCAAGGCCGCGTCGGCCGTGGTCACCCCGGTCGTCCTGCTGCTGCAGTTCATCTCCGGCGTCTACTTCGTCTACAGCAGCCTGCCGCAGTGGATGCGGACGGTGGCCGAGGTGTTCCCGCTGAAGTGGCTGGCGCAGGGTATGCGGTCGGTGTTCCTGCCGGACGGCTTCAAGGCCACCGAGCCGGGCGGGTCCTGGCAGCTCGGCACCGGCGCCATCGTGCTGTCGCTCTGGCTGGTCGTCGGCCTCGTCGTTGCCCAGCGCGCGTTCCGCTGGACTCGCCGGGACGCGGGCTGA
- a CDS encoding ABC transporter ATP-binding protein codes for MTDNDFAVQVRGLVKRYPGKVAVAGVDLDIRPGEVFTLLGPNGAGKTTAVEILEGFRRADEGEIRVLGVDPARGDRHWRARLGIVAQSSREEAELSVAELLHHFAGYYPSPRDPDEVIAAVGLEDKRRTRTRNLSGGQRRRLDVALGVVGDPDLLFLDEPTTGFDPEARRQFWTLIENLRTQGTTIVLTTHYLDEAEYLADRVGVIADGRMLEVATPGTLGGRGARTARVSWLDADGAHEVRTDEPAAEVARLMRRFGGEVPELQVRRPSLEDIYLDLIGAAEAAPAPLEGAVR; via the coding sequence ATGACCGACAACGACTTCGCAGTACAGGTGCGTGGCCTCGTGAAGCGCTACCCCGGCAAGGTCGCCGTCGCGGGCGTCGACCTCGACATCCGGCCAGGCGAGGTGTTCACGCTGCTCGGCCCGAACGGCGCCGGCAAGACCACGGCCGTCGAGATCCTGGAGGGCTTCCGCCGGGCCGACGAGGGCGAGATCCGGGTGCTCGGGGTCGATCCGGCCCGCGGTGACCGGCACTGGCGGGCCCGGCTCGGCATCGTCGCCCAGAGCTCCCGCGAGGAGGCCGAGCTGTCGGTCGCCGAGCTGCTGCACCACTTCGCCGGCTACTACCCGAGCCCGCGCGATCCCGACGAGGTGATCGCCGCGGTCGGCCTGGAGGACAAGCGCCGGACCCGGACCCGCAACTTGTCCGGCGGTCAGCGCCGCCGGCTCGACGTCGCACTCGGCGTGGTCGGCGACCCGGACCTGCTGTTCCTGGACGAGCCGACGACCGGCTTCGACCCCGAGGCGCGGCGGCAGTTCTGGACCCTGATCGAGAACCTGCGGACCCAGGGCACCACGATCGTGCTCACCACCCACTACCTGGACGAGGCCGAGTACCTGGCCGACCGGGTCGGCGTGATCGCCGACGGGCGGATGCTCGAGGTCGCGACGCCCGGCACGCTCGGCGGTCGCGGCGCCCGCACCGCGCGAGTCTCCTGGCTGGACGCCGACGGAGCGCACGAAGTACGGACCGACGAGCCGGCCGCGGAGGTCGCGCGGCTGATGCGCCGGTTCGGTGGCGAGGTCCCGGAGCTGCAGGTACGCCGGCCGAGCCTGGAAGACATCTACCTGGACCTGATCGGCGCCGCCGAGGCCGCGCCGGCACCCCTCGAAGGAGCAGTTCGATGA
- a CDS encoding S-(hydroxymethyl)mycothiol dehydrogenase yields MSQTVRGVVALSKGAPVTIEQLTIPDPGPGEAVVQVQACGVCHTDLHYREGGINDEYPFLLGHEAAGIVESVGDGVTEVQPGDFVVLNWRAVCGTCRACQRGRPWYCFNTHNAEQKMTLADGTELSPALGIGAFAEKTLVAAGQCTKVDPAAKPEVAGLLGCGVMAGLGAAVNTGNVGRGDTVAVIGCGGVGTAAVVGARLAGAARIIALDLDQRKLDVAQELGATHTVNSTGLDHDGVVEAVQELTGGFGADVVIDAVGRPETWKQAFYARDLAGTVVLVGVPTPDMRLDMPLLDFFGRGGSLKSSWYGDCLPSRDFPMLIDLHLQGRLPLDRFVSETIALDEVEAAFTKMHHGDVLRSVVVF; encoded by the coding sequence ATGAGCCAGACAGTGCGTGGAGTCGTCGCCCTGAGCAAAGGTGCCCCGGTCACGATCGAGCAGCTCACGATTCCGGATCCCGGCCCGGGGGAGGCGGTGGTCCAGGTCCAGGCGTGCGGCGTCTGCCACACCGACCTGCACTACCGGGAGGGCGGGATCAACGACGAGTACCCGTTCCTGCTCGGCCACGAGGCGGCCGGCATCGTGGAGAGCGTCGGCGACGGTGTCACCGAGGTCCAGCCCGGGGACTTCGTCGTCCTGAACTGGCGTGCCGTCTGCGGCACCTGCCGCGCCTGCCAACGCGGCCGGCCGTGGTACTGCTTCAACACCCACAACGCCGAGCAGAAGATGACGCTTGCCGACGGCACCGAGCTGTCGCCGGCGCTCGGCATCGGCGCGTTCGCCGAGAAGACGCTGGTCGCCGCCGGGCAGTGCACCAAGGTGGACCCGGCCGCGAAGCCCGAGGTGGCCGGCCTGCTCGGCTGCGGCGTGATGGCGGGTTTGGGTGCGGCGGTGAACACCGGCAACGTCGGCCGCGGCGACACCGTCGCGGTGATCGGCTGCGGCGGCGTCGGTACGGCGGCCGTCGTCGGCGCCCGGCTGGCCGGGGCCGCCCGGATCATCGCGCTGGATCTGGATCAGCGCAAGCTCGACGTCGCCCAGGAGCTCGGCGCGACCCACACCGTCAACTCCACCGGTCTGGACCACGACGGTGTGGTCGAGGCGGTGCAGGAACTGACCGGCGGCTTCGGCGCGGACGTGGTGATCGACGCGGTCGGCCGCCCGGAGACCTGGAAGCAGGCGTTCTACGCCCGCGACCTGGCCGGCACCGTCGTCCTGGTCGGTGTGCCGACGCCGGACATGCGCCTCGACATGCCGCTGCTGGACTTCTTCGGCCGCGGCGGCTCACTCAAGTCCAGCTGGTACGGCGACTGCCTGCCGAGCCGCGACTTCCCGATGCTGATCGACCTGCACCTGCAGGGCCGGCTGCCGCTGGACCGCTTCGTGTCGGAGACGATCGCGCTGGACGAGGTCGAGGCGGCGTTCACCAAGATGCACCACGGCGACGTCCTCCGTTCGGTGGTGGTGTTCTGA
- a CDS encoding MBL fold metallo-hydrolase, with protein sequence MPARIERLVTSGTFSLDGGTWDVDNNVWLVGDDHEVLVIDAAHDAERILHAVGDRRVVALVCTHGHNDHINAVGDVQAALECPVWLHSADQMLWSTLYAESPDHDLTDGTTFEVAGTVLTAIHTPGHSPGSTCLYAEELEAVFTGDTLFHGGPGATGRSYSDKPTILKSIRERLLTLPTGTVVHTGHGDTTTIAAETLNLDEGERA encoded by the coding sequence ATGCCGGCCCGGATCGAGCGCCTGGTCACGTCCGGCACGTTCAGCCTGGACGGCGGCACCTGGGACGTCGACAACAACGTCTGGCTGGTCGGCGACGACCACGAGGTGCTGGTGATCGACGCCGCTCACGACGCGGAACGCATCCTGCACGCGGTCGGCGACCGGCGGGTGGTCGCGCTGGTCTGCACCCACGGCCACAACGACCACATCAACGCCGTCGGCGACGTCCAGGCCGCCCTCGAGTGCCCGGTCTGGCTCCATTCCGCCGACCAGATGCTGTGGTCCACCCTGTACGCCGAGTCGCCCGACCACGACCTCACCGACGGCACCACCTTCGAGGTCGCCGGCACGGTCCTCACGGCGATCCACACCCCCGGCCACAGCCCCGGCTCGACCTGCCTGTACGCCGAGGAGCTGGAGGCCGTCTTCACCGGCGACACCCTGTTCCACGGCGGCCCCGGCGCCACCGGCCGCTCCTACAGCGACAAGCCGACCATCTTGAAGTCCATCCGCGAACGCCTGCTCACCCTGCCCACCGGCACTGTCGTCCACACGGGCCACGGCGACACCACCACCATCGCCGCCGAGACCCTGAACCTCGACGAGGGGGAACGCGCCTAA
- a CDS encoding Fur family transcriptional regulator produces the protein MAIGTRSTRQRAAVASALDNLDDFRTAQEIHQELRSSGEAVGLTTVYRTLQALADSHEVDVLRTADGETAYRRCSKGHHHHLVCRNCGRTVEVEGPAVERWADKVAAEHGYADISHTLEIFGTCKDCRTTTG, from the coding sequence GTGGCCATCGGAACGAGGTCGACCCGTCAGCGCGCGGCGGTGGCGTCGGCGCTGGACAACCTTGACGACTTCCGGACGGCCCAGGAGATCCACCAGGAGCTCCGGTCCTCCGGCGAGGCCGTCGGCCTGACCACGGTCTACCGCACCCTGCAGGCGCTGGCCGACTCCCACGAGGTCGACGTCCTGCGCACGGCCGACGGCGAAACGGCGTACCGCCGCTGCTCCAAGGGGCACCACCACCACCTGGTCTGCCGCAACTGCGGCCGCACGGTGGAGGTGGAGGGCCCCGCCGTGGAGCGCTGGGCCGACAAGGTCGCCGCCGAGCACGGCTACGCCGACATCAGCCACACCCTCGAGATCTTCGGCACCTGCAAGGACTGCCGGACCACCACCGGTTAG
- a CDS encoding metal ABC transporter permease has translation MTLFELEFMQRALIAGLLTGLSAPAIGTYLVQRRLSLMGDGIGHIAITGVALGLLTGTAPALTAILVAIAGATAIELIRARGKASGDVALALLFYGGIAGGVLLIGLAGQGAATLNTYLFGSLTTVSPSDLYVVVGLAVVVLVVAVGLGPQLFAVCQDEEFARVTGLRVQLLNLLIAVMAAVTVTVAMRTVGLLLVSALMVVPVATAQQLTRSFRTTFMTACGIGVFACLAGIVTSYHADVAPGATIVVLALACFVVAAVTGALLRRRRSTRAPLADEEPEVGVPGPEPHVVTDEHPHAHSQRCGHPKVEHGDHVDYVHDGHLHAAHGDHWDEH, from the coding sequence ATGACCCTTTTCGAACTCGAGTTCATGCAGCGGGCGTTGATCGCTGGGCTGCTGACCGGGTTGTCGGCGCCGGCGATCGGTACGTACCTGGTGCAGCGCCGGTTGTCGCTGATGGGGGACGGGATCGGCCACATCGCGATCACCGGGGTCGCGCTCGGGCTGCTCACCGGGACCGCCCCGGCCCTGACGGCGATCCTGGTGGCGATCGCCGGAGCGACGGCGATCGAGCTGATCCGGGCCCGCGGCAAGGCCAGCGGCGACGTCGCGCTCGCCCTGCTGTTCTACGGCGGCATCGCCGGCGGTGTCCTGCTCATCGGCCTGGCCGGCCAAGGCGCCGCCACGCTGAACACGTACCTGTTCGGCTCGCTGACCACCGTCTCGCCGTCCGATCTGTACGTCGTGGTCGGGCTCGCCGTCGTCGTCCTGGTGGTGGCGGTCGGCCTGGGCCCTCAGCTGTTCGCGGTCTGCCAGGACGAGGAGTTCGCCCGGGTCACCGGCCTGCGGGTCCAGCTGCTGAACCTGCTGATCGCGGTGATGGCCGCGGTCACCGTGACGGTGGCGATGCGAACCGTCGGGTTGCTGCTGGTCAGCGCGTTGATGGTGGTCCCGGTGGCGACGGCGCAGCAGCTGACCCGCTCGTTCCGGACCACGTTCATGACCGCGTGCGGCATCGGCGTCTTCGCCTGCCTGGCCGGCATCGTCACGTCGTACCACGCGGACGTCGCGCCCGGCGCGACCATCGTCGTGCTGGCCCTGGCGTGCTTCGTGGTCGCCGCGGTCACCGGCGCCCTGCTCCGCCGGCGCCGCAGCACCCGCGCCCCGCTGGCCGACGAGGAGCCCGAGGTCGGCGTGCCCGGCCCCGAGCCGCACGTCGTCACCGACGAGCACCCGCACGCGCACAGTCAGCGCTGCGGCCACCCCAAGGTCGAGCACGGCGACCATGTCGATTACGTGCACGACGGTCATCTGCACGCCGCGCACGGCGACCACTGGGACGAACACTGA
- a CDS encoding metal ABC transporter ATP-binding protein translates to MTSPDPSTVRGPERAAGGAAVPKAVQVADLSVDLGGRLVLRGIDLQIRPGEVVAVLGANGSGKSTLVRTIVGLLPAARGEVRLFGTPVPRFRQWSRIGYVPQRITAAGGVPATVAEVVTSGLLSKRRWFRPLTAAGRAAVDRSLELVDMADRRKDAVAELSGGQQQRVLIARALVSDPELLVLDEPTAGVDLASQDIFADAIRERVARGTTVIMVSHDLGPMDALIDRSIVLRRGRIVYDGPPHASQTHAHVHPHPVEDEPGWLT, encoded by the coding sequence GTGACGTCACCCGACCCCTCCACCGTCCGTGGCCCCGAGCGGGCCGCGGGCGGTGCCGCCGTACCGAAGGCCGTCCAGGTCGCCGATCTGTCGGTGGACCTGGGCGGCCGGCTCGTGCTGCGCGGCATCGACCTGCAGATCCGGCCGGGTGAGGTGGTCGCCGTGCTCGGTGCCAACGGCTCCGGCAAGTCCACCCTGGTCCGGACGATCGTCGGCCTGCTGCCGGCCGCCCGCGGCGAGGTCCGCCTGTTCGGCACGCCGGTCCCCCGGTTCCGCCAGTGGAGCCGGATCGGGTACGTGCCGCAGCGGATCACCGCGGCCGGCGGCGTACCGGCGACCGTGGCCGAGGTGGTCACGTCCGGCCTGCTGTCGAAGCGGCGCTGGTTCCGCCCGTTGACCGCTGCCGGCCGCGCTGCCGTCGACCGTTCGCTCGAGCTGGTCGACATGGCCGACCGGCGCAAGGACGCCGTCGCCGAGTTGTCCGGCGGGCAGCAGCAGCGGGTGCTGATCGCCCGCGCGCTCGTCTCCGACCCCGAGCTGCTCGTGCTCGACGAGCCGACCGCCGGGGTCGACCTGGCCAGCCAGGACATCTTCGCCGACGCGATCCGCGAACGCGTCGCCCGCGGCACGACCGTGATCATGGTCAGCCACGACCTCGGCCCGATGGACGCGCTGATCGACCGCTCGATCGTGCTGCGCCGCGGCCGGATCGTGTACGACGGCCCGCCGCACGCCTCGCAGACGCACGCCCACGTCCACCCCCACCCGGTGGAAGACGAACCGGGATGGCTGACATGA
- a CDS encoding metal ABC transporter substrate-binding protein → MRSGFRAVTAGFAALAVLTLAGCGGDATDSSGGSGDKLDVVASFYPLQFIAQQVGGDAVEVTTLTAPGVEPHDLELTPKQVGSITDAKLVLFEKGLQPAVDEAVAQNAEQAGFDVAPAATLEATGAHFEHEEEHAEEAGTDKHEEEGGAEELDPHFWLDPVRYAAVVQAVTDKLAEVDAAHADGYQERGKALVDEVTKLDTEYKTGLQSCKLKTFVTSHEAFAYLAKRYGLQMVGIAGFTPDAEPAPQRIKEVQDIVRKQQITTIFYEELVSPKVAQSIARDLRVQTAVLSPIEGLSDANSQETYLTLMRENLSELRKANSCA, encoded by the coding sequence ATGAGATCTGGTTTTCGTGCTGTCACCGCCGGCTTCGCCGCCTTGGCCGTACTCACTCTTGCAGGTTGCGGTGGCGACGCCACCGACAGCTCCGGCGGTAGCGGTGACAAGCTCGACGTGGTCGCTTCGTTCTATCCCCTCCAGTTCATCGCCCAGCAGGTGGGGGGTGACGCGGTCGAGGTGACCACGCTCACCGCGCCCGGCGTCGAGCCGCACGACCTCGAGCTCACTCCCAAGCAGGTCGGCAGCATCACCGACGCGAAGCTGGTGCTGTTCGAGAAGGGCCTGCAGCCGGCCGTCGACGAAGCCGTCGCGCAGAACGCCGAGCAGGCCGGCTTCGACGTCGCCCCGGCGGCCACCCTGGAGGCCACCGGCGCTCACTTCGAGCACGAGGAGGAGCACGCGGAAGAAGCCGGCACGGACAAGCACGAGGAAGAGGGCGGCGCGGAGGAGCTCGACCCGCACTTCTGGCTCGACCCGGTCCGGTACGCCGCGGTCGTGCAGGCCGTCACCGACAAGCTGGCCGAGGTCGACGCCGCGCACGCGGACGGTTACCAGGAGCGCGGCAAGGCCCTGGTCGACGAGGTCACCAAGCTCGACACCGAGTACAAGACCGGTCTGCAGTCGTGCAAACTGAAGACGTTCGTGACGAGTCACGAGGCGTTCGCCTACCTCGCGAAGCGGTACGGTCTGCAGATGGTCGGCATCGCCGGGTTCACGCCCGACGCCGAGCCGGCCCCGCAGCGGATCAAGGAGGTCCAGGACATCGTGCGCAAGCAGCAGATCACCACGATCTTCTACGAGGAGCTCGTCAGCCCGAAGGTGGCCCAGTCGATCGCCCGTGACCTGCGCGTGCAGACCGCGGTGCTGAGCCCGATCGAGGGCTTGTCGGACGCGAACTCGCAGGAGACCTACCTGACCCTGATGCGGGAGAACCTCTCCGAGCTCCGGAAGGCGAACAGCTGCGCGTGA
- a CDS encoding YibE/F family protein: MARRAAGRRRADTKGNRRRRISIPTGHGHGHGHGGWADSGEHVLDTSVVDRDAVVARRVRVVVAALLVPLIAAAVIAMVVMWPGGDLVVQSAHSTGAGGTVQKLEPCPETPADCDQATVRIDSGPEADKGREVPVEVPKGKQAAIPIEVGDKVLLGVQDGAPLTERYQYVDHDRGRPLLLLAGIFAVAVVVLSRWRGFAALIALGVTGVTLTQFIMPAILKGSNPLLVAVVGGAVIMVIALFLTHGVNAQSSVALAGTIAALGLTAFLGWAFVKFSDLSGLGSEGASVVKAYVPDLDLAGLLVAGIVIGALGVLDDVTVTQASAVWELSAANPAASRAALFGAGLRIGRAHVASVVNTLVLAYAGAALPILMVFAISGTKAGYLISTEMVAIEVVRGLVGSLGLIAAVPLTTALAAMAVADRSRDLVAGPERLASGEENADPVAEPRES, translated from the coding sequence ATGGCCAGGCGGGCGGCAGGGCGCAGGCGAGCCGACACCAAGGGGAACCGGCGCCGCCGGATCAGCATTCCCACCGGTCACGGGCACGGCCACGGCCACGGCGGCTGGGCGGACAGCGGGGAGCACGTGCTCGACACCTCGGTGGTGGACCGCGACGCGGTGGTCGCCCGCCGGGTCCGGGTCGTGGTGGCGGCGCTGCTGGTGCCGCTGATCGCCGCCGCGGTGATCGCGATGGTGGTGATGTGGCCGGGCGGCGACCTCGTCGTCCAGTCGGCGCACTCCACCGGCGCCGGTGGCACGGTGCAGAAGCTGGAGCCGTGCCCGGAGACGCCCGCCGACTGCGACCAGGCGACGGTCCGGATCGACTCCGGTCCGGAGGCCGACAAGGGCCGGGAGGTTCCGGTCGAGGTCCCGAAGGGCAAGCAGGCGGCGATTCCGATCGAGGTCGGCGACAAGGTCCTGCTCGGCGTTCAGGACGGTGCACCGCTGACCGAGCGCTACCAGTACGTCGACCACGACCGCGGCCGGCCGCTGCTGCTGCTGGCCGGGATCTTCGCCGTCGCGGTGGTGGTGCTGTCGCGCTGGCGGGGTTTCGCGGCGCTGATCGCCTTGGGCGTCACCGGGGTCACGCTGACGCAGTTCATCATGCCGGCGATTCTCAAAGGCTCGAACCCGCTGCTGGTCGCGGTGGTCGGAGGCGCGGTGATCATGGTGATCGCGCTCTTCCTCACCCACGGCGTCAACGCGCAGTCCTCGGTGGCGCTGGCCGGCACGATCGCCGCGCTCGGGCTCACCGCGTTCCTGGGCTGGGCGTTCGTGAAGTTCAGCGATCTGTCCGGCCTGGGCTCCGAGGGCGCCTCGGTGGTGAAGGCCTACGTGCCCGACCTCGACCTGGCCGGCCTGCTGGTCGCCGGCATCGTCATCGGCGCGCTCGGCGTGCTCGACGACGTCACGGTCACCCAGGCCAGTGCCGTCTGGGAGCTGTCCGCGGCCAACCCGGCGGCGAGCCGGGCCGCCCTGTTCGGCGCGGGCCTGCGGATCGGCCGGGCGCACGTCGCCTCGGTGGTGAACACCCTCGTGCTCGCGTACGCCGGCGCAGCCCTGCCGATCCTGATGGTCTTCGCGATCAGTGGGACGAAGGCTGGTTACCTGATCTCCACCGAGATGGTCGCCATCGAGGTCGTGCGCGGCCTGGTCGGCAGCCTGGGGCTGATCGCGGCCGTGCCGTTGACGACGGCCTTGGCGGCGATGGCGGTGGCGGACCGCTCGCGGGACCTGGTCGCGGGACCGGAGCGGCTGGCCTCGGGCGAGGAGAACGCCGATCCGGTGGCGGAGCCGCGCGAGTCGTGA
- the eboE gene encoding metabolite traffic protein EboE: protein MRFRHPDGSTVHLAYSTHVHPAEDLDGVIAQLDGCSSLVRKALDVPVLGIGLWLAHELADQLANSPAALNRLRRALGRNALEVVMLNGLPYADFRAKVVGQQVYLPDWTQPERLRYTLDLIEVLAKLMPTDAAYGSISTPPLAWRFPWSRRRDAVARQAFDRLQVRLAQVGTNAGRRIRIALEPEPGCVLEMVPQATHWLTPYAGSALIGLCLDTCHLAVQFEDPAASFAVAQAAGVEIVRSQLSAALHVPDPRDEDAQRLLNEFAEPKFLHQTREWGGPGVDNLDQADQLSGHAAWRVHFHVPVHAPPRAPLTSTTGVLEDCLNHLVGGPHPLTHHLESETYAWSILPDGPTNQQELAEGIAAELSWLRQRIVAHGLEELT, encoded by the coding sequence ATGAGGTTCCGGCATCCCGACGGATCGACCGTTCACCTCGCGTACTCCACCCACGTGCATCCCGCCGAGGATCTCGACGGCGTGATCGCCCAGCTCGACGGGTGCTCGTCGCTGGTCCGCAAAGCACTCGACGTCCCGGTTCTCGGCATCGGTCTGTGGCTCGCGCACGAACTGGCCGACCAGCTCGCGAACTCCCCGGCCGCTCTGAACCGCCTACGTCGAGCGCTCGGCCGGAACGCCCTGGAGGTCGTGATGCTGAACGGCCTCCCGTACGCCGACTTCCGGGCCAAGGTGGTCGGCCAGCAGGTGTACCTCCCGGACTGGACCCAGCCCGAGCGTCTGCGCTACACCCTCGACCTGATCGAGGTGCTGGCCAAGCTGATGCCCACCGACGCGGCGTACGGGTCGATCTCGACGCCGCCGCTGGCCTGGCGTTTCCCGTGGTCGCGCCGGCGGGACGCGGTCGCGCGGCAGGCGTTCGACCGGCTCCAGGTCCGGCTCGCCCAGGTCGGGACGAACGCCGGCCGGCGGATCCGGATCGCCCTCGAACCCGAGCCCGGCTGCGTGCTCGAGATGGTTCCGCAGGCCACCCACTGGCTCACCCCGTACGCCGGTTCGGCGCTGATCGGGCTCTGCCTGGACACCTGTCACCTGGCGGTCCAGTTCGAGGACCCGGCCGCGAGCTTCGCCGTCGCGCAGGCCGCCGGGGTGGAGATCGTGCGAAGCCAGCTGTCAGCCGCCCTGCACGTCCCCGATCCCCGCGATGAGGATGCGCAACGGTTGCTGAACGAGTTCGCCGAGCCCAAGTTCCTGCACCAGACCCGCGAGTGGGGCGGCCCGGGCGTCGACAACCTCGACCAGGCCGACCAGCTCTCCGGCCATGCCGCCTGGCGGGTGCACTTCCACGTCCCGGTCCACGCGCCGCCCAGAGCGCCGTTGACCAGCACGACCGGCGTACTCGAGGACTGCCTGAACCACCTGGTCGGCGGTCCCCATCCACTGACGCACCACCTGGAGTCGGAAACCTACGCCTGGTCGATCCTGCCCGACGGTCCGACGAACCAGCAGGAGCTGGCCGAGGGCATCGCCGCGGAGCTGAGCTGGCTCAGGCAGCGGATCGTCGCGCACGGCCTGGAAGAGCTCACCTGA
- a CDS encoding LacI family DNA-binding transcriptional regulator yields the protein MRRPTLHAVAARAGVSKSSVSRVINGEPTVAPEIRQIVMAAVTELGYVPNGAARNLVTQKTNTIAIIVSDPPAGLASDDPMFAMVVRAASRQLEAAGKQVSLVLAGSDESRKRVEQYLAAGHVDGAMLVSMDGADPLPAVLARTGLPIVSHGRLSTPGLMPWVDNDNLGGARLAVRHLLDQGRQRIATISGPLDMTAAQDRLTAYRETLKDTGRRSIVALGDFTRISGAEAMRQLLDDDPQLDAVFAANDLMAIGALRTLREAGRRVPDDVAVIGFDDIEAALYTAPALTTIHSPMGEQAARTTRLLLDLITHGSADSVTLPTEIVVRESA from the coding sequence GTGAGACGACCGACGCTGCACGCGGTCGCGGCCCGGGCCGGCGTCTCCAAGTCGAGCGTGTCCCGGGTGATCAACGGCGAGCCGACGGTCGCGCCGGAGATCCGGCAGATCGTGATGGCCGCGGTCACCGAGCTCGGCTACGTGCCGAACGGCGCGGCCCGCAACCTGGTCACCCAGAAGACGAACACGATCGCGATCATCGTCTCCGACCCGCCGGCCGGGCTGGCCTCCGACGACCCGATGTTCGCGATGGTGGTTCGCGCCGCCAGCCGGCAGCTCGAGGCGGCCGGCAAGCAGGTCTCTCTCGTGCTCGCCGGGTCCGACGAGAGCCGCAAGCGCGTCGAGCAGTACCTCGCCGCCGGCCACGTCGACGGCGCGATGCTGGTCTCGATGGACGGCGCCGACCCGTTGCCCGCGGTGCTGGCCCGGACCGGGCTGCCGATCGTGTCGCACGGACGGCTGTCCACGCCGGGGCTGATGCCGTGGGTCGACAACGACAACCTCGGCGGGGCCCGGCTGGCCGTGCGGCACCTGCTGGACCAGGGACGGCAGCGGATCGCGACGATCTCCGGGCCGCTCGACATGACCGCCGCGCAGGACCGGCTGACGGCGTACCGGGAGACGCTGAAGGACACCGGGCGGCGATCGATCGTTGCCCTCGGCGACTTCACCCGGATCTCCGGGGCGGAGGCGATGCGGCAGCTGCTGGACGACGATCCCCAGCTGGACGCGGTGTTCGCCGCCAACGACCTGATGGCGATCGGCGCGCTGCGCACGCTGCGCGAGGCCGGCCGCCGGGTGCCCGACGACGTCGCGGTGATCGGGTTCGACGACATCGAGGCCGCGCTCTACACCGCACCGGCGCTGACCACGATCCACAGCCCGATGGGCGAGCAGGCGGCCCGAACGACCCGGCTGCTGCTCGACCTGATCACCCACGGCAGCGCGGACTCGGTCACCCTGCCGACCGAGATCGTCGTGCGCGAATCGGCGTAG